The following are encoded together in the Streptomyces sp. NBC_00358 genome:
- a CDS encoding pseudouridine-5'-phosphate glycosidase: MIVVSEEVREALEARRPVVALESTIIAHGLPRPRNLQVALELEDVVREEGAVPATIAVLDGRPHVGLDKEQLERVANEDGIRKLGHRDLPLAVAAGASGATTVSATALLATRAGVRVFATGGLGGVHREWTVTQDESADLGLLARTRVTVVCAGVKSILDVPATLQRLETLGVAVAGYGTDRFPGFYLSDSGHPVDWTLESPGQVAEVMRAQDALLAPDSSLIVANPVPEDEQLDPGLHARVLADALRACQAEGVTGQAVTPFLLGYLVRHTDGASLRANLAAVRGNVRLAGRIAAAWAGA, translated from the coding sequence CGAAGCGCGTCGGCCGGTGGTGGCCCTGGAGTCGACGATCATCGCCCATGGGCTGCCCCGGCCGCGCAATCTGCAGGTCGCGCTCGAACTGGAGGATGTCGTCCGGGAGGAGGGTGCGGTACCCGCCACGATCGCCGTGCTCGACGGCCGGCCTCACGTCGGCCTGGACAAGGAGCAGTTGGAGCGGGTCGCGAACGAGGACGGGATCCGCAAGCTGGGCCACCGCGACCTGCCGCTCGCGGTGGCCGCGGGGGCGAGCGGAGCGACGACCGTGTCCGCGACGGCCCTGCTGGCGACCCGCGCGGGGGTACGGGTGTTCGCGACGGGAGGGCTCGGCGGTGTGCACCGCGAGTGGACGGTGACCCAGGACGAGTCCGCCGATCTGGGCCTGCTGGCACGTACCCGCGTCACGGTGGTGTGCGCGGGCGTCAAGTCGATCCTGGACGTTCCGGCGACCCTGCAGCGCCTGGAGACGTTGGGCGTGGCGGTGGCCGGGTACGGCACGGACCGCTTCCCCGGCTTCTATCTGTCCGACTCGGGACACCCCGTGGACTGGACCCTGGAGTCGCCCGGGCAGGTGGCGGAGGTGATGCGCGCTCAGGACGCGCTGCTCGCCCCCGACTCGTCGCTCATCGTCGCGAACCCGGTGCCCGAGGACGAGCAGCTCGATCCCGGGCTCCACGCGCGCGTGCTCGCCGACGCGCTGCGGGCGTGCCAGGCGGAGGGTGTGACAGGACAGGCGGTGACACCGTTCCTGCTGGGCTATCTGGTCCGGCACACGGACGGTGCCTCACTCCGCGCCAATCTGGCGGCGGTACGCGGCAACGTACGCCTCGCGGGGCGGATCGCGGCGGCCTGGGCGGGGGCGTGA
- the corA gene encoding magnesium/cobalt transporter CorA, which yields MSMAGNLRKVTALGAVDGLRRVARLTRRRRRVDLSHPARSPLGSSVVNCVAYRDGVRIPEGRDLVDTVQRIRKRDEGFVWLGLHEPTDQEFAGIAELFDLHPLAVEDSVEAHQRPKLERYGDTLFAVFKTVCYVEHKELTATSEVVDTGEIMVFVGPDFVITVRHGRHGSLGPLREGLESDPQQLSKGPAAVLHAIADHVVDDYVNVTDSVQSDIDQVEADVFAENGARADAGRIYQLKRELLELKRAVVPLARPIQELATRPTRVVDPEIQAYFRDVSDHLLRVTEQIAAFDELLNSILQAHLAQVTVAQNEDMRKITAWAAVIAVPTMVCGVYGMNFDNMPELHWRFGYPIVIGLISVGCLVLYRGFRRNGWL from the coding sequence ATGTCCATGGCAGGGAATTTGCGGAAGGTGACGGCTCTCGGCGCGGTCGACGGCCTCCGCAGAGTGGCCCGGCTGACGCGGCGCAGGCGCCGGGTCGACCTGAGTCACCCCGCCCGGTCGCCGTTGGGCTCCTCGGTGGTGAACTGTGTGGCATACCGGGACGGCGTCCGCATCCCCGAAGGCCGCGATCTGGTCGACACCGTGCAGCGGATCCGCAAACGCGACGAGGGATTCGTCTGGCTCGGGCTGCACGAACCGACCGACCAGGAGTTCGCTGGCATCGCCGAGCTCTTCGACCTGCATCCACTGGCCGTCGAGGACTCGGTGGAGGCGCATCAGCGTCCGAAGCTGGAGCGGTACGGCGACACGCTGTTCGCGGTGTTCAAAACGGTCTGCTACGTGGAGCACAAGGAGTTGACGGCGACCAGCGAGGTGGTGGACACCGGCGAGATCATGGTGTTCGTCGGGCCGGACTTCGTCATCACCGTGCGGCACGGACGGCACGGATCCCTGGGCCCGCTCCGCGAGGGACTGGAGTCCGATCCGCAGCAGCTGTCCAAGGGGCCGGCCGCGGTCCTGCACGCGATCGCGGACCATGTGGTCGACGACTATGTGAACGTCACCGACTCCGTCCAGTCGGACATCGACCAGGTCGAGGCCGATGTGTTCGCGGAGAACGGCGCACGCGCGGACGCGGGCCGCATCTACCAGCTCAAGCGTGAACTCCTCGAACTGAAAAGGGCCGTGGTCCCGCTCGCCCGGCCGATCCAGGAGCTGGCGACCCGGCCGACCCGCGTGGTCGACCCGGAGATACAGGCGTACTTCCGGGACGTCTCCGACCATCTGCTGCGGGTCACCGAGCAGATAGCCGCCTTCGACGAACTGCTCAACTCGATCCTGCAGGCACATCTCGCGCAGGTGACGGTGGCGCAGAACGAGGACATGCGGAAGATCACGGCATGGGCGGCGGTCATCGCCGTCCCGACCATGGTCTGCGGTGTGTACGGAATGAACTTCGACAACATGCCCGAGCTGCACTGGAGGTTCGGCTACCCCATCGTCATCGGCCTCATATCCGTCGGCTGTCTCGTCCTCTACCGGGGATTCAGGCGCAACGGCTGGCTCTGA
- a CDS encoding methyltransferase domain-containing protein, with protein MTQADGYLLDNQRTEAGQRFDAFAALFDPTTFRHMERFGVGSGWRCWEVGAGGTSVVSWLAKKVGPTGKVVATDIDISWAASAARSPVEVRVHDVAADEPPGEGFDLVHARLVLVHVPDRDRALRSMIKALRPGGRLLVEDADPALQPLLCPDEYGPEQQLANRLRQGFRKLLAERGADLAYGRKLPRLLREAGLRDVEADAYFPVTSPACTTLESATVRQIRDRLVTAGLATQEEIDQHLANVAAGSMDLATAPMISAWGRKN; from the coding sequence ATGACGCAAGCCGACGGGTATCTCCTCGACAACCAGCGGACCGAGGCGGGGCAGCGCTTCGACGCCTTCGCCGCTCTCTTCGACCCCACGACGTTCCGGCACATGGAGCGCTTCGGCGTCGGGTCCGGATGGCGCTGCTGGGAGGTCGGGGCGGGCGGCACGTCCGTCGTGTCCTGGCTGGCCAAGAAGGTCGGTCCGACGGGGAAGGTCGTCGCGACCGACATCGACATCTCGTGGGCGGCCTCCGCGGCGCGCTCGCCGGTCGAGGTCCGCGTCCACGACGTCGCCGCGGACGAACCGCCGGGAGAGGGGTTCGACCTCGTGCACGCCCGGCTCGTGCTGGTCCATGTACCGGACCGGGACCGGGCGTTGAGGTCGATGATCAAGGCCCTGCGGCCCGGCGGCCGGCTCCTCGTCGAGGACGCCGACCCCGCCCTGCAGCCCCTGCTCTGCCCCGATGAGTACGGCCCCGAGCAGCAGCTCGCGAACCGGCTGCGCCAGGGCTTCCGAAAACTGCTCGCCGAGCGCGGTGCCGACCTCGCCTACGGCCGCAAACTCCCGCGACTGCTGCGGGAGGCGGGACTGCGGGACGTGGAGGCCGACGCGTACTTCCCCGTCACCTCACCCGCCTGCACCACGCTGGAATCCGCGACGGTCCGTCAGATCCGCGACCGGCTCGTCACCGCCGGCCTGGCCACCCAGGAGGAGATCGACCAGCACCTGGCGAACGTCGCCGCCGGATCCATGGACCTGGCGACAGCGCCGATGATCTCCGCCTGGGGGCGCAAGAACTGA
- a CDS encoding carbohydrate kinase family protein, with product MLVVGDVVTDVVARYRGPLAAGTDTVAAIRTVPGGAGANVACWAAYEGCAEVRLLGRVGGDAAAWHGRELAASGVRPLLVTDPEAPTGTVICLVDTGASAERTFLTDSGASLRLAPEDWSPTLLDGVARLHLSGYLFFSEPSRALVSVVLASARARGVPVSLDPASAGFLDELGVDRFLELCAGVDVLLPSRDEACLLTGLPDPADAVAKLSHHFPLVVAKLGRDGALVARSGSVRAAVPALPATPRDTTGAGDAFTGAFLAALLAGAGAEDAAQAGCAAGARAVERVGGRPPAGGRQRSGGETRVR from the coding sequence CTGCTCGTCGTCGGGGACGTGGTCACGGATGTCGTCGCCCGGTATCGCGGGCCGCTGGCGGCCGGCACCGACACGGTCGCCGCCATCCGGACCGTACCGGGCGGCGCGGGCGCCAACGTCGCGTGCTGGGCGGCGTACGAGGGCTGTGCCGAGGTACGGCTGCTCGGCCGGGTGGGCGGCGACGCGGCCGCGTGGCACGGGCGCGAACTCGCGGCGAGCGGCGTACGGCCCCTTCTGGTGACCGATCCGGAGGCGCCGACCGGAACGGTGATCTGCCTGGTGGACACCGGCGCGTCGGCGGAGCGTACGTTCCTCACGGACAGCGGGGCGTCGCTGCGGCTCGCACCTGAGGACTGGTCGCCGACACTGCTCGACGGGGTCGCGCGGCTGCATCTGTCGGGCTACCTGTTCTTCTCCGAGCCGAGCCGGGCGCTGGTGTCGGTGGTCCTGGCGTCGGCACGCGCGCGGGGTGTGCCGGTGAGCCTCGACCCGGCGTCGGCGGGGTTCCTCGACGAGCTGGGCGTGGACCGATTCCTCGAACTCTGCGCGGGCGTGGACGTCCTGCTGCCGAGCCGGGACGAGGCGTGCCTGCTGACAGGGCTGCCCGATCCGGCCGACGCGGTGGCCAAGTTGAGCCACCACTTCCCCTTGGTCGTCGCCAAACTGGGGCGCGACGGGGCCCTGGTCGCCCGTTCCGGAAGCGTCCGGGCCGCTGTTCCGGCGCTGCCCGCGACGCCACGGGACACGACGGGCGCCGGTGACGCGTTCACCGGCGCGTTCCTCGCCGCCCTGCTCGCCGGTGCCGGTGCCGAGGACGCGGCGCAGGCGGGGTGCGCGGCGGGCGCGAGGGCGGTGGAGCGGGTCGGTGGACGACCGCCGGCGGGAGGCCGACAGCGAAGTGGAGGAGAGACGCGAGTCCGCTGA